From a region of the Pseudoxanthomonas sp. X-1 genome:
- a CDS encoding glycosyltransferase family 9 protein: MSNAPESLCLLRLSALGDVTHVVPLVRTLQRAWPQLTLDWIIDGGGRKLLDGLPGVRFHVYDKKTGLAGMRALRATLPGRFEVLLQMQVALRANVLSAFVPARRRIGYDRSRSKDLHGLFVNERIADRPGIHVLDAIGSFCEPLGLRQDVVTWDLPVPPEAWEWARAQWPDDGRRVLMISPCSSHARRNWYADRHAALADHAIAQGWRVVLCGGRSALERQTADAIAAQMRGPALDLVGKDTLKQLPALLARADLVVTPDSGPMHIANAMGTKVLGLHAASNPLRSGPYSDVRYCVDRYDDAARRFLHKPASELKWGTKIEFDEVMALITVDDAIAAFERYRADTSN; the protein is encoded by the coding sequence TTGTCCAACGCCCCTGAGTCCCTGTGCCTGCTGCGCCTGTCCGCCCTGGGCGATGTCACCCACGTGGTGCCGCTGGTGCGCACGCTGCAGCGCGCCTGGCCGCAGCTGACGCTGGACTGGATCATCGATGGCGGCGGGCGCAAGCTGCTCGACGGCCTGCCGGGGGTGCGCTTCCACGTGTACGACAAGAAGACCGGGCTGGCCGGCATGCGCGCCCTGCGCGCCACCCTGCCCGGCCGCTTCGAGGTGCTGCTGCAGATGCAGGTCGCGCTGCGCGCCAACGTGCTGTCGGCCTTCGTCCCGGCCCGCCGCCGCATCGGCTACGACCGCAGCCGCTCCAAGGACCTGCACGGCCTGTTCGTCAACGAGCGCATCGCCGACCGCCCGGGGATCCATGTGCTGGACGCCATCGGCAGCTTCTGCGAACCGCTGGGCCTGCGCCAGGACGTGGTGACCTGGGACCTGCCGGTCCCGCCCGAGGCCTGGGAGTGGGCGCGCGCGCAATGGCCCGACGATGGCCGGCGCGTGCTGATGATCTCGCCCTGTTCCAGCCACGCGCGCCGCAACTGGTACGCCGATCGTCATGCCGCGCTGGCCGACCACGCCATCGCCCAGGGCTGGCGCGTGGTGCTGTGCGGCGGGCGCAGCGCGCTGGAACGGCAGACCGCCGACGCCATCGCCGCGCAGATGCGCGGGCCGGCGCTGGACCTGGTCGGCAAGGACACGCTCAAGCAGCTGCCCGCGCTGCTGGCCCGCGCCGACCTGGTGGTCACGCCCGACTCGGGGCCGATGCATATCGCCAATGCCATGGGCACCAAGGTGCTGGGCCTGCATGCGGCCAGCAACCCGCTGCGCAGCGGGCCGTACTCGGATGTGCGCTATTGCGTGGACCGCTACGACGATGCCGCGCGGCGCTTCCTGCACAAGCCGGCGAGCGAACTGAAGTGGGGCACCAAGATCGAGTTCGACGAGGTGATGGCGCTGATCACCGTGGACGACGCCATCGCCGCGTTCGAGCGCTACCGCGCCGACACGTCGAACTGA
- a CDS encoding DUF6165 family protein, producing the protein MSEILTPVSFGELLDKISILQIKSERMTDAAKLANVRKELSALEQTWMAHPAAVQDIARLRAELKAVNERLWVIEDDIRLKEKAQAFDEEFIRLARSVYFENDTRARIKKDINLALGSAYVEEKSYEDYGTGAAP; encoded by the coding sequence ATGTCCGAAATCCTCACTCCCGTCTCCTTCGGCGAGCTGCTGGACAAGATCTCGATCCTGCAGATCAAGTCCGAGCGCATGACCGATGCGGCCAAGCTGGCCAACGTGCGCAAGGAGCTCTCGGCGCTGGAGCAGACCTGGATGGCGCATCCGGCCGCGGTGCAGGACATCGCCCGCCTGCGCGCCGAGCTCAAGGCGGTCAACGAGCGGCTGTGGGTGATCGAGGACGACATCCGGCTCAAGGAGAAGGCGCAGGCCTTCGACGAGGAGTTCATCCGCCTGGCACGCAGCGTGTATTTCGAGAACGACACGCGCGCGCGGATCAAGAAGGACATCAACCTGGCGCTGGGCTCGGCCTACGTCGAGGAGAAGTCCTACGAGGACTACGGCACCGGCGCCGCGCCCTGA
- a CDS encoding protein phosphatase 2C domain-containing protein: MIEFGHLSHVGLRRALNEDTYHGDSALGLWLVADGMGGHACGEVASALARETIVREIRAGTALGQAIRVADEEIIRASRRRNDSLPMGTTVVAARVQGDRFEVAWVGDSRAYLWRDGQLAQLSQDHSYVQELIAQGALTSEQARSHPHRNVVTQALGVTDPAQLNVETLTGEFRPGMQLLLCSDGLTEEVDDRGIAAILRQDDCSAQESVDALIAAALDGGGSDNVTAILVRCS; encoded by the coding sequence ATGATCGAGTTCGGACACCTCAGCCACGTCGGCCTGCGGCGCGCCCTGAACGAAGACACCTATCACGGCGACAGCGCGCTCGGTCTGTGGCTGGTCGCCGATGGCATGGGCGGGCACGCCTGCGGTGAAGTCGCCAGCGCCCTGGCGCGCGAGACCATCGTGCGCGAGATCCGCGCCGGCACCGCGCTGGGCCAGGCGATCCGCGTGGCCGACGAGGAGATCATCCGCGCCTCGCGCCGGCGCAACGACTCGCTGCCGATGGGCACCACCGTGGTCGCCGCGCGCGTGCAGGGCGACCGCTTCGAAGTGGCCTGGGTCGGCGACAGCCGCGCCTACCTGTGGCGAGATGGCCAGCTGGCCCAGCTCAGCCAGGACCACAGCTACGTGCAGGAACTGATCGCCCAGGGCGCCCTGACCAGCGAGCAGGCGCGCTCGCACCCGCATCGCAACGTGGTCACCCAGGCGCTGGGCGTCACCGACCCGGCGCAGCTCAACGTCGAGACGCTGACCGGCGAGTTCCGCCCCGGCATGCAGCTGCTGCTGTGCAGCGATGGCCTGACCGAGGAAGTGGACGACCGCGGCATCGCCGCGATCCTGCGCCAGGACGACTGCAGCGCGCAGGAAAGCGTAGACGCGCTGATCGCGGCGGCGCTCGACGGCGGCGGCTCGGACAACGTCACCGCGATCCTGGTGCGCTGCAGCTGA
- the dnaQ gene encoding DNA polymerase III subunit epsilon — MRQIILDTETTGLEWKKGNRVVEIGAVELVERRPSGNNFHKYLRPDCEFEPGAQEVTGLTLEFLADKPAFEEIVEEFLDYVRGAEVIIHNASFDVGFLDSELARLGPQYGRFTDYCTVVDTLAMARERYPGQRNSLDALCKRLGVDNTHRHLHGGLLDAQILADVYIALTSGQEEIGFGGFDEAGGHAAPVVYAFDVSNVGLRARVLPTAGELEAHAKRLEKLRAKAGGPCLWDLVEAPPAPANTEAAAVA; from the coding sequence ATGCGCCAGATCATCCTGGACACCGAAACCACCGGCCTGGAATGGAAGAAGGGCAACCGCGTCGTCGAGATCGGCGCGGTCGAGCTGGTCGAGCGCCGCCCCAGCGGCAACAACTTCCACAAGTACCTCAGGCCGGACTGCGAGTTCGAACCCGGCGCCCAGGAAGTGACCGGGCTGACGCTGGAGTTCCTGGCCGACAAGCCGGCGTTCGAGGAGATCGTCGAGGAGTTCCTGGACTACGTGCGCGGCGCCGAGGTGATCATCCACAACGCCTCGTTCGACGTGGGCTTCCTGGACAGTGAGCTGGCGCGGCTCGGCCCGCAGTACGGCCGCTTCACCGACTATTGCACCGTGGTCGACACCCTGGCCATGGCGCGCGAGCGTTACCCGGGCCAGCGCAACTCGCTCGACGCGCTGTGCAAGCGCCTGGGCGTGGACAACACCCACCGCCACCTGCACGGCGGCCTGCTCGATGCGCAGATCCTGGCCGATGTCTACATCGCGCTGACCTCGGGCCAGGAGGAAATCGGCTTCGGCGGCTTCGACGAGGCCGGCGGCCACGCCGCGCCGGTGGTCTACGCCTTCGATGTCAGCAACGTCGGCCTGCGCGCGCGCGTGCTGCCGACCGCCGGCGAGCTGGAAGCCCATGCCAAGCGCCTGGAGAAGCTCCGCGCCAAGGCGGGCGGGCCCTGCCTGTGGGACCTGGTCGAAGCGCCGCCGGCACCGGCCAACACCGAGGCCGCCGCAGTCGCCTGA
- a CDS encoding GNAT family N-acetyltransferase — translation MSAPAPGQTELRSARLTLHLPTDSERDAALMLAVLNDADFIAQVRDAGVRDLATAREAVRRGPLAYRAANGLGLCRVVETASGRDIGQAGLVTRECLPAPDLGYALLPEGRGKGYATEAARAVLDHARDVLRLPRVLALVNPTNTASLTVMDRLGFVFETMAQLPGLDHPLRQFSITLHEDR, via the coding sequence GTGAGTGCCCCGGCGCCCGGACAGACGGAGCTGCGCAGCGCGCGCCTGACCCTGCACCTGCCCACCGACAGCGAGCGCGACGCGGCGCTGATGCTGGCGGTGCTCAACGATGCCGACTTCATCGCCCAGGTCCGCGACGCCGGCGTGCGCGACCTGGCCACGGCGCGCGAGGCGGTGCGGCGCGGGCCGCTGGCGTATCGCGCCGCCAACGGCCTGGGCCTGTGCCGGGTGGTGGAAACCGCGAGCGGCCGCGACATCGGCCAGGCCGGCCTGGTCACGCGCGAATGTCTGCCCGCGCCGGACCTGGGCTATGCGCTGCTGCCCGAGGGGCGCGGCAAGGGCTACGCCACCGAGGCCGCGCGCGCGGTGCTGGATCACGCGCGCGACGTGCTGCGCCTGCCGCGCGTGCTGGCGCTGGTCAATCCCACCAACACCGCCTCGCTGACGGTGATGGACCGCCTGGGCTTCGTGTTTGAGACAATGGCCCAGCTGCCCGGCCTGGACCATCCGCTGCGGCAGTTCTCCATCACGCTGCACGAGGACCGCTAG
- the rnhA gene encoding ribonuclease HI: MKQITIHSDGSCLGNPGPGGWAALLRYGRIERELFGGEAHTTNNRMELMAAIMALEALTEPCEVILITDSQYVRQGITEWMPGWIRKQWKTAAGGAVKNRELWERLHAATQRHRIDWRWVKGHSGDADNERVDILARNAAIAVRDGAAA, encoded by the coding sequence ATGAAACAGATCACCATCCATTCCGACGGCTCCTGCCTGGGCAATCCCGGGCCCGGCGGCTGGGCCGCGCTGCTGCGCTACGGCCGCATCGAGCGCGAGCTGTTCGGCGGCGAGGCGCATACCACCAACAACCGCATGGAGCTGATGGCCGCGATCATGGCGCTGGAAGCGCTGACTGAGCCTTGCGAGGTGATCCTGATCACCGACTCGCAGTACGTGCGCCAGGGCATCACCGAATGGATGCCCGGTTGGATCCGCAAGCAGTGGAAGACCGCCGCCGGCGGCGCGGTCAAGAACCGCGAGCTGTGGGAGCGCCTGCACGCCGCCACGCAGCGCCATCGGATCGACTGGCGCTGGGTGAAGGGCCATTCGGGCGACGCCGATAATGAGCGCGTGGACATCCTGGCGCGCAATGCCGCCATCGCCGTGCGCGACGGCGCCGCCGCGTGA
- a CDS encoding methyltransferase domain-containing protein, protein MPAAASQRQPEPLAWFGTADGQRLLAAEQPPIASLLAAKAAAPTLWLHPGAGAGVSVVAAGLALEAHGGGFDGPLRCGHSLPLASDSFSAVVVQHVPENGARSVLAECARVLEPGGRLWLFALNPVSPYRLRWRRTGLSVRGPGRWRRLLQQAGLDCEAHPPQWLGPAWRNDGRAPDMMRAVCLLQADKRGPDLILSPARPPRWQPGAVPA, encoded by the coding sequence ATGCCTGCCGCCGCCTCCCAACGTCAACCCGAGCCCCTGGCGTGGTTCGGGACTGCGGATGGTCAGCGCCTGCTGGCGGCTGAACAGCCGCCGATTGCCTCCCTGCTGGCCGCCAAGGCCGCCGCGCCCACGCTGTGGCTGCATCCCGGCGCCGGGGCCGGCGTGTCGGTGGTCGCCGCCGGGCTGGCGCTGGAGGCCCATGGCGGCGGCTTCGACGGGCCGCTGCGCTGCGGGCACAGCCTGCCGCTGGCCTCGGACAGCTTCAGCGCGGTGGTGGTGCAGCACGTACCGGAGAACGGCGCGCGCAGCGTGCTGGCCGAATGCGCGCGCGTGCTCGAGCCGGGCGGCCGGCTGTGGCTGTTCGCGCTCAATCCGGTCAGCCCCTATCGCCTGCGCTGGCGCCGCACCGGGCTGTCCGTGCGCGGTCCCGGCCGCTGGCGCCGGCTGCTGCAGCAGGCCGGCCTGGACTGCGAGGCCCATCCCCCGCAGTGGCTGGGGCCAGCCTGGCGCAACGATGGCCGCGCGCCGGACATGATGCGGGCGGTGTGCCTGCTGCAGGCCGACAAGCGCGGCCCCGACCTGATCCTCTCGCCCGCCCGGCCGCCGCGATGGCAGCCCGGCGCGGTGCCGGCCTGA
- the gloB gene encoding hydroxyacylglutathione hydrolase: MPSLTALRAFDDNYIWALAGDAGQALIVDPGQAAPVLEAAAQGLAPAAILLTHHHDDHIGGVPELMARWPGLPVIAADDDRIVTATHRVRDGETFEAAGMAFQALFVPGHTRSHVAFHRLAPGGELFSGDTLFSLGCGRLFEGTPAQMLASLDRLAGLPGDTPVCCGHEYTASNAAFALAVDPGNAALRQRADQVAALRAQGRPSLPVSLSEERATNPFLRVDAAEVAQAVDAWLGHRAGDRVETFAGLRRWKDGFRA; the protein is encoded by the coding sequence ATGCCAAGCCTCACCGCGCTGCGCGCCTTCGACGACAACTACATCTGGGCGCTGGCCGGCGACGCCGGGCAGGCGCTGATCGTCGACCCGGGCCAGGCCGCGCCGGTGCTGGAGGCCGCCGCGCAAGGCCTGGCGCCCGCCGCGATCCTGCTCACCCATCACCACGACGACCATATCGGCGGGGTGCCCGAACTGATGGCGCGCTGGCCCGGGCTGCCGGTGATCGCCGCCGACGATGACCGCATCGTCACCGCCACCCACCGGGTGCGCGACGGCGAGACCTTCGAGGCCGCGGGCATGGCGTTCCAAGCCCTGTTCGTGCCCGGGCACACCCGCAGCCACGTCGCCTTCCATCGGCTGGCGCCGGGCGGCGAACTGTTCAGCGGCGATACCTTGTTCAGTCTGGGCTGCGGGCGGCTGTTCGAGGGCACGCCGGCGCAGATGCTGGCCTCGCTCGACCGGCTCGCCGGCCTGCCCGGCGACACGCCGGTGTGCTGCGGCCATGAGTACACCGCGAGCAACGCGGCGTTCGCGCTGGCGGTGGACCCGGGCAACGCCGCGCTGCGACAGCGCGCCGACCAGGTCGCCGCCCTGCGCGCCCAGGGCCGGCCGAGCCTGCCGGTCAGCCTGAGCGAGGAACGCGCGACCAACCCGTTCCTGCGCGTGGACGCGGCCGAGGTCGCCCAGGCGGTGGACGCCTGGCTGGGGCATCGGGCCGGCGACCGGGTGGAGACCTTCGCCGGGCTGCGGCGCTGGAAGGACGGCTTCCGCGCGTGA
- a CDS encoding lytic transglycosylase domain-containing protein, giving the protein MRRVAAACLLALASGIFPGWAQQAADLPPGGPAGPAPADADAEPVQQTLDGGEIFRQFREGLAEPSCTAQASDAQYRRNFAHAPSRLADRDDDILPLFGYVVGAMRQANLPTEYALIPFVESGYHPGAANGSGPAGLWQFVSLTARHHGVRMRKGYDGRLSPVESTQAAVRYLKTLHDMFGGNWRLAIMAYNAGENRIVQAVRRAGHGTAMERPTTLPGVSRNTVAYVDKLHALACVLEDAGERPEWLASLARPVAHLQATALPADYGSLSAWAAREGRDADQITGLNPAVSRLRGGLGGETMWVLAGPRSGAPSVASDLRALGGGDAGPASPDPMPSGAASDPPATHVVARGETLSAIARRYDVRTAQLIRWNALGKRALIKPGMVLKLADPAR; this is encoded by the coding sequence GTGAGGCGGGTGGCGGCCGCGTGCCTGCTGGCCCTGGCCAGCGGCATCTTTCCGGGCTGGGCGCAGCAGGCGGCCGACCTGCCACCGGGCGGACCCGCCGGGCCCGCACCAGCCGATGCGGACGCCGAGCCGGTCCAGCAGACCCTGGACGGCGGCGAGATCTTCCGCCAGTTCCGCGAAGGGCTGGCCGAACCCAGCTGTACCGCGCAGGCCAGCGATGCCCAGTACCGCCGCAACTTCGCCCATGCGCCGAGCCGGCTGGCCGATCGCGACGACGACATCCTGCCGCTGTTCGGTTACGTGGTCGGCGCGATGCGTCAGGCCAACCTGCCGACCGAGTACGCGCTGATCCCCTTCGTCGAAAGCGGCTACCACCCCGGCGCCGCCAACGGTTCGGGCCCGGCGGGGCTGTGGCAGTTCGTCTCGCTGACCGCGCGCCACCACGGCGTGCGCATGCGCAAGGGCTACGACGGGCGCCTGTCGCCGGTGGAATCGACCCAGGCCGCGGTGCGCTACCTGAAGACCCTGCACGACATGTTCGGCGGCAACTGGCGCCTGGCGATCATGGCCTACAACGCCGGCGAGAACCGCATCGTGCAGGCGGTGCGCCGCGCGGGCCACGGCACGGCGATGGAACGGCCCACGACGCTGCCCGGGGTCTCGCGCAACACCGTCGCGTACGTGGACAAGCTGCACGCGCTGGCCTGCGTGCTCGAGGACGCGGGGGAGCGCCCGGAATGGCTGGCCTCGCTGGCGCGGCCGGTCGCGCACCTGCAGGCCACGGCGCTGCCGGCGGACTACGGCTCGCTCTCGGCCTGGGCCGCGCGCGAGGGCCGCGATGCCGACCAGATCACCGGGCTCAACCCGGCGGTCTCACGCCTGCGCGGCGGTCTGGGCGGCGAAACCATGTGGGTGCTGGCCGGCCCGCGCAGCGGCGCACCGTCGGTGGCGTCGGACCTGCGCGCGCTTGGCGGTGGCGATGCCGGCCCCGCAAGCCCCGACCCGATGCCCTCCGGCGCCGCGTCCGATCCTCCCGCCACGCACGTGGTCGCGCGCGGCGAGACGCTCTCGGCCATCGCCCGCCGCTACGACGTGCGCACCGCACAGCTGATCCGCTGGAACGCGCTGGGCAAGCGCGCCCTGATCAAACCGGGCATGGTGCTCAAGCTGGCCGATCCGGCGCGCTGA
- a CDS encoding enoyl-ACP reductase: MGFLQGKRVLITGIASDRSIAWGIAEAMHRQGAELAFTYQNDKLKPRVLQAATAFGSEIALPLDVAHDAQIDACFEALAEHWDSLDVLVHAIAFAQGEAIAGEFLDGLTRENFAEAHDISAYSLAALAHAARPLMRGQQGAILTLSYLGAQRALYNYNLMGVAKASLEATVRYLALNLGPEGTRVNAISAGPIKTLAASGIAGFRKTLSYVEEHAPLRRNVSIDDVGNAAAFLCSDLAAGITGEITYVDAGYNILGMSGVDGG, from the coding sequence ATGGGGTTCCTGCAAGGCAAACGTGTCCTGATCACCGGCATCGCTTCCGACCGCTCCATCGCCTGGGGCATCGCCGAGGCCATGCATCGCCAGGGCGCCGAACTGGCGTTCACCTACCAGAACGACAAGCTCAAGCCGCGCGTGCTGCAGGCGGCGACCGCCTTCGGCAGCGAGATCGCCCTGCCGCTGGACGTGGCCCACGATGCGCAGATCGACGCCTGCTTCGAGGCGCTGGCCGAACACTGGGACAGCCTGGACGTGCTGGTGCATGCCATCGCCTTCGCGCAGGGCGAGGCCATTGCCGGCGAGTTCCTCGATGGCCTGACGCGGGAGAACTTCGCCGAGGCCCACGACATCTCGGCCTATTCGCTGGCCGCCCTCGCCCACGCGGCACGGCCGCTGATGCGGGGGCAGCAGGGTGCGATCCTCACCCTGAGCTATCTCGGCGCGCAGCGCGCGCTCTACAACTACAACCTGATGGGCGTGGCCAAGGCCAGCCTGGAGGCCACCGTGCGCTATCTGGCGCTCAACCTCGGCCCCGAGGGCACGCGCGTCAACGCCATTTCCGCCGGGCCGATCAAGACGCTGGCCGCCTCTGGCATCGCGGGCTTCCGCAAGACGCTCAGCTATGTCGAGGAGCATGCGCCGCTGCGCCGCAACGTCTCCATCGACGACGTGGGCAACGCGGCGGCGTTCCTGTGTTCGGATCTGGCTGCCGGTATCACCGGCGAGATCACCTATGTCGACGCTGGCTACAACATCCTGGGCATGAGTGGGGTCGACGGCGGCTGA
- a CDS encoding SurA N-terminal domain-containing protein, translating into MLQTLREKTSGWIATVVMGLLIVPFAFVGVNEYMSGGPDSSVARVQAPPTWWPSAPSWPPLSLLWQHADISVQDYQRAVSDARRRQQAQLRDAFDAREFDSAANKRKILDDLIDRKVVELAATRAGVAVSDAALREAIASDASFQQGGKFDGATYATILQQNGLTPTTYQQQLREDMTISLVPQGLALGSFVTDQQMDQFFKLMGETRDVTLATLPAPTPDTAPVTDAQAKQWYDAHRADFRKPEQVSVEYVEVDASKLPPAPAVDEAELRKRYEADTARFSTEQRLASHILISVPAGADAATQKAAEDKAAKLAEQAKAPGADFAALAKANSQDPGSAENGGDLGWVTRGMMVGPFEQALFGIAKPGEVVGPIKSEFGYHVIKLREVKGQSGKPFEDVRAQLAAEAQKEADAKQYNDVAGKLVTATLDNPDSLTAGAQAAGLQVQKAGPFSRADAPGLLANPQVLRVVFDEQQIADRTASQLIKIDDTHALVVRVTDHSDATDQPLDRVKEQVVAAVRADRSAKAAEKLADDVLARVKKGESLKAIADAAQYQSGQIPGLPRGTPIPSREGSQALFAAPVPEAGKVTPGKARLEDGRFVVFTVDKVTPGDASKLPEAQRDQLRQQVTQLYAGADVQQYIKDTRRKFKVVVHEDKL; encoded by the coding sequence ATGCTGCAGACTCTTCGCGAAAAGACCTCAGGCTGGATCGCCACCGTGGTGATGGGCCTGCTGATCGTTCCGTTCGCCTTCGTGGGCGTGAACGAGTACATGAGCGGTGGTCCGGATTCCTCCGTGGCGCGCGTGCAGGCTCCCCCGACCTGGTGGCCCTCGGCACCGTCGTGGCCGCCCCTGTCGCTGCTGTGGCAGCACGCCGATATCAGCGTGCAGGACTACCAGCGCGCCGTGAGCGACGCGCGCCGCCGCCAGCAGGCGCAGCTGCGCGACGCCTTCGACGCGCGCGAGTTCGACTCGGCCGCCAACAAGCGCAAGATCCTGGACGACCTGATCGACCGCAAGGTCGTGGAACTGGCGGCCACCCGCGCCGGCGTGGCGGTGAGCGATGCCGCGCTGCGCGAGGCGATCGCCTCCGACGCCAGCTTCCAGCAGGGCGGCAAGTTCGACGGTGCCACCTACGCGACGATCCTGCAGCAGAACGGCCTGACGCCGACCACCTACCAGCAGCAGCTGCGCGAAGACATGACCATCTCGCTGGTGCCGCAGGGCCTGGCGCTGGGCAGCTTCGTCACCGATCAGCAGATGGACCAGTTCTTCAAGCTGATGGGCGAGACGCGCGATGTGACCCTGGCCACCCTGCCGGCGCCGACCCCGGACACGGCACCGGTCACCGATGCCCAGGCCAAGCAGTGGTACGACGCCCACCGCGCCGACTTCCGCAAGCCCGAGCAGGTCAGCGTGGAATACGTCGAGGTCGACGCGTCCAAGCTGCCGCCCGCACCGGCCGTGGACGAGGCCGAGTTGCGCAAGCGTTACGAGGCCGATACCGCGCGCTTCTCCACCGAGCAGCGCCTGGCCTCGCACATCCTGATCTCGGTGCCCGCCGGCGCCGATGCGGCCACGCAGAAGGCGGCCGAGGACAAGGCCGCCAAGCTGGCCGAACAGGCCAAGGCGCCGGGCGCCGACTTCGCCGCGCTGGCCAAGGCCAATTCGCAGGATCCGGGCTCGGCCGAGAACGGCGGCGACCTGGGCTGGGTCACGCGGGGGATGATGGTCGGCCCGTTCGAGCAGGCCCTGTTCGGGATCGCCAAGCCGGGCGAGGTGGTGGGCCCGATCAAGAGCGAGTTCGGCTATCACGTGATCAAGCTGCGTGAGGTCAAGGGCCAGTCCGGCAAGCCCTTCGAGGACGTGCGCGCCCAGCTGGCCGCCGAGGCGCAGAAGGAAGCCGACGCCAAGCAGTACAACGACGTCGCCGGCAAGCTGGTCACCGCCACGCTGGACAATCCCGATTCGCTCACCGCCGGCGCCCAGGCAGCCGGGCTGCAGGTGCAGAAGGCCGGTCCGTTCTCGCGCGCCGACGCGCCGGGCCTGCTGGCCAACCCGCAGGTGCTGCGCGTGGTGTTCGACGAGCAGCAGATCGCCGACCGCACGGCCAGCCAGCTGATCAAGATCGACGACACGCATGCGCTGGTGGTGCGCGTAACCGACCACAGCGACGCGACCGACCAGCCGCTGGACCGGGTCAAGGAACAGGTCGTCGCCGCCGTGCGCGCCGACCGCAGCGCCAAGGCCGCCGAGAAGCTGGCCGACGACGTGCTGGCGCGGGTGAAGAAGGGCGAGAGCCTGAAGGCCATCGCGGACGCGGCGCAGTACCAGTCCGGACAGATCCCGGGCCTGCCGCGCGGCACGCCGATTCCCTCGCGCGAAGGCAGCCAGGCCCTGTTCGCCGCGCCGGTGCCTGAGGCCGGCAAGGTCACCCCGGGCAAGGCGCGCCTGGAGGACGGCCGCTTCGTGGTGTTCACCGTGGACAAGGTCACCCCGGGCGATGCCAGCAAGCTCCCCGAGGCCCAGCGCGACCAGCTGCGCCAGCAGGTCACCCAGCTCTACGCCGGCGCCGACGTGCAGCAGTACATCAAGGACACGCGCCGCAAGTTCAAGGTCGTGGTGCACGAAGACAAGCTGTAA
- a CDS encoding HU family DNA-binding protein, which yields MNKAELIEAVASRSDLSKADSTRAVDAVVASITDALKGGDSVTIVGFGTFQVRGRAARTGRNPKTGENIEIAASKNPAFKAGKALKDAVN from the coding sequence ATGAACAAAGCCGAATTGATCGAGGCTGTCGCCAGCCGTTCCGACCTGAGCAAGGCTGATTCCACCCGTGCCGTCGACGCCGTCGTGGCCAGCATCACCGACGCGCTGAAGGGCGGCGACTCGGTCACCATCGTGGGCTTCGGCACCTTCCAGGTGCGTGGCCGCGCCGCGCGCACGGGCCGCAACCCGAAGACCGGCGAGAACATCGAAATCGCCGCTTCGAAGAATCCGGCATTCAAGGCTGGCAAGGCTCTGAAGGACGCTGTAAACTAA